The Leucobacter chromiiresistens genome window below encodes:
- a CDS encoding LysR family transcriptional regulator: MLEMKRLRLLWELDTRGTVAAVAEALNYSPSAISQQLALLEREAGVPLLRRSGRTLELTPAAQVLVAETHDLLAGLERAEAALHRAHAEVGGTVRIAVFQTALLALMPQVLGRLRDTHPRLRVEMVQHEPEAGLEETWTRRFDLVIAEQYPGHAAPRFSGLDRQPLITDRIRLGLPAPGVGSGAFDTVRRLADAAELPWVLEPEGAASRHWALQACRSAGFEPDVRYETADLQAQVRLIETGNAVALLPDLLHAGTTRALRLIELAGDPQRSVFTAARASAEGHPGLVAVRAALRAEAALLESGEAGARRGAGPPR; the protein is encoded by the coding sequence ATGCTCGAGATGAAGCGCTTGCGCCTGCTCTGGGAGCTCGACACGCGCGGCACCGTCGCGGCCGTCGCCGAAGCGCTGAACTACAGCCCGTCGGCGATCTCGCAGCAGCTCGCGCTGCTCGAACGCGAGGCGGGAGTGCCGCTGCTGCGCCGGTCGGGTCGCACGCTCGAACTGACCCCCGCCGCCCAGGTGCTGGTCGCCGAGACGCACGACCTGCTGGCCGGGCTCGAGCGCGCGGAGGCGGCGCTGCACCGCGCGCACGCCGAGGTCGGGGGCACCGTGCGCATCGCCGTGTTCCAGACCGCCCTGCTCGCGCTCATGCCGCAGGTGCTCGGGCGGCTGCGCGACACGCACCCGCGTCTGCGGGTCGAGATGGTGCAGCACGAACCCGAGGCCGGGCTCGAGGAGACGTGGACCCGGCGCTTCGACCTCGTGATCGCCGAGCAGTACCCGGGGCACGCGGCGCCGCGCTTCTCGGGCCTCGACCGGCAGCCCCTGATCACCGACCGCATTCGGCTGGGCCTCCCCGCGCCGGGCGTCGGCTCCGGCGCGTTCGACACGGTGCGACGGCTCGCAGACGCCGCGGAGCTCCCCTGGGTGCTCGAGCCGGAGGGCGCGGCGTCTCGGCACTGGGCGCTGCAGGCCTGCCGCAGCGCCGGGTTCGAACCCGACGTGCGCTACGAGACGGCCGACCTCCAGGCGCAGGTGCGCCTCATCGAAACGGGCAACGCCGTGGCGCTCCTGCCCGACCTGCTGCACGCCGGCACGACGCGCGCGCTGCGCCTCATCGAGCTCGCCGGCGATCCCCAGCGCAGCGTCTTCACCGCGGCCCGGGCGTCGGCGGAGGGGCACCCCGGGCTCGTCGCGGTGCGGGCCGCCCTCCGCGCCGAGGCCGCGCTGCTCGAATCCGGCGAGGCGGGCGCTCGGCGGGGCGCCGGCCCGCCGCGCTGA
- a CDS encoding agmatine deiminase family protein yields MTTWRMPIEGHEQERLWLAWPTSGYTLGDTEAEAEEARTTWAAVANAASEHEPVTVVVNPGDEAIAARYLSAQIERITAPLNDAWMRDIGPSFVIGDDGRLGAVNFVFNGWGGQEWAQWNHDQHIGRIVAEAAGAELIDSEMTNEGGGIQVDGTGRVVITKTVQLDPGRNPGWTQEQVEAELARTIGATSALWLPRGLTRDHDTFGTRGHSDILAAFTSPDLLLMHRQDAESHPDHVIARTNRDVADRYRDDTSANFEIIDLPAPETLRDDEGFVDYSYINHVVINGAVLACAFDDPADDRALAILREAYPGREVIGLDARPLFARGGGIHCITQQQPKTR; encoded by the coding sequence ATGACCACCTGGCGCATGCCGATCGAGGGACACGAGCAGGAGCGGCTGTGGCTGGCCTGGCCGACGAGCGGGTACACCCTCGGCGACACCGAGGCGGAGGCCGAGGAGGCGCGCACCACATGGGCGGCCGTCGCGAACGCCGCGAGCGAGCACGAGCCCGTGACCGTGGTCGTCAACCCGGGCGACGAGGCGATCGCCGCCCGCTACCTCTCCGCTCAGATCGAGCGCATCACCGCGCCGCTCAACGACGCGTGGATGCGCGACATCGGGCCGAGCTTCGTCATCGGCGACGACGGGCGCCTCGGCGCGGTGAACTTCGTGTTCAACGGCTGGGGCGGCCAGGAGTGGGCGCAGTGGAACCACGACCAGCACATCGGCCGCATCGTGGCCGAGGCGGCCGGCGCCGAGCTGATCGACTCCGAGATGACGAACGAGGGCGGCGGCATCCAGGTGGACGGCACGGGCCGCGTCGTGATCACCAAGACGGTGCAGCTCGATCCGGGCCGCAACCCGGGCTGGACTCAGGAGCAGGTCGAGGCCGAGCTCGCACGCACCATCGGCGCGACGAGCGCGCTGTGGCTGCCGCGCGGCCTCACCCGCGACCACGACACCTTCGGCACCCGCGGCCACTCCGACATCCTCGCCGCCTTCACGAGCCCCGATCTGCTGCTCATGCACCGGCAGGATGCGGAATCGCACCCCGACCATGTGATCGCGCGCACCAACCGCGACGTCGCCGACCGGTACCGCGACGACACCTCGGCGAACTTCGAGATCATCGACCTGCCCGCCCCCGAGACGCTGCGCGACGACGAGGGCTTCGTCGACTACAGCTACATCAACCACGTCGTCATCAACGGCGCGGTGCTCGCGTGCGCGTTCGACGACCCCGCCGATGATCGCGCCCTCGCGATTCTGCGCGAGGCCTACCCCGGCCGCGAAGTGATCGGGCTCGACGCACGGCCGCTCTTCGCCCGCGGCGGCGGGATCCACTGCATCACGCAGCAGCAGCCGAAGACCCGCTAG
- a CDS encoding aldehyde dehydrogenase (NADP(+)), producing the protein MSHEALPADLEAVIARATTAAPLLATTTAAHRARALVAIADALETAAPDLVDIALRETGLTRPRLTGEITRTALQLRLFADTIVDGGYLDARIDHADPDFALGPRPDIRRTHLPLGPVINFSASNFPFAFSVMGGDSAAILAAGCPLIVKAHSSHPDLSDATAEVAAHALTETGMPEGTFQLIHGREAGVQILKDPRIKAGSFTGSIRVGRLLADIAANRPAPIPFYGELGSVNPVFITADAITERADEIATGYLASVAGSAGQLCTKPGFAFIPADSPLPQAITRNATDVPEHRLLDPRIAKSYDERRTAVLSTTGANPLIPGGIRFDDDGQGWATPTIITISLDDFRTGRDTLLEESFGPLSILVEVPEHTDLAALMPEFYEGNLSGTLHLSAAEATGETDNAPQLRALIAALANQVGRVLFNGWSTGVAVTPAQQHGGPWPATTNDSSTSVGTAAITRFQRPVAYQNAPQALLPEALQDTNPLGIPQHIAPAGQSRTWGHRWH; encoded by the coding sequence ATGTCCCACGAAGCGCTTCCCGCTGATCTCGAGGCCGTCATCGCCCGAGCCACCACCGCCGCACCCCTGCTCGCCACCACCACCGCAGCACACCGCGCCCGCGCACTCGTCGCCATCGCCGACGCCCTCGAAACCGCCGCACCCGACCTCGTCGACATCGCCCTCCGCGAAACCGGCCTCACCCGCCCCCGCCTCACCGGCGAGATCACCCGCACCGCCCTCCAACTCCGCCTCTTCGCCGACACCATCGTCGACGGCGGCTACCTCGACGCCCGCATCGACCACGCCGACCCCGACTTCGCCCTCGGCCCCCGCCCCGACATCCGCCGCACCCACCTCCCCCTCGGCCCCGTCATCAACTTCTCCGCCTCCAACTTCCCCTTCGCGTTCTCCGTCATGGGCGGCGACTCCGCAGCGATCCTCGCAGCCGGCTGCCCCCTCATCGTCAAAGCCCACTCCAGCCACCCAGACCTCTCCGACGCCACCGCAGAAGTCGCCGCACACGCACTCACCGAAACAGGCATGCCCGAAGGCACCTTCCAACTCATCCACGGCCGCGAAGCCGGAGTGCAGATCCTGAAAGACCCCCGCATCAAAGCCGGCTCCTTCACCGGCTCCATCCGCGTCGGCCGCCTCCTCGCCGACATCGCCGCGAACCGCCCCGCCCCCATCCCGTTCTACGGAGAACTCGGCAGCGTCAACCCCGTCTTCATCACCGCCGACGCCATCACCGAACGCGCCGACGAGATCGCCACCGGCTACCTCGCCAGCGTCGCAGGCTCCGCCGGCCAGCTCTGCACCAAACCCGGCTTCGCCTTCATCCCCGCAGACAGCCCACTCCCCCAAGCCATCACCCGCAACGCGACCGACGTCCCCGAGCACCGCCTCCTCGACCCCCGCATCGCGAAATCCTACGACGAACGCCGCACCGCCGTACTGAGCACCACCGGAGCGAACCCGCTGATCCCCGGCGGCATCCGCTTCGACGACGACGGACAGGGCTGGGCCACCCCCACCATCATCACCATCAGCCTCGACGACTTCCGAACCGGACGCGACACCCTCCTCGAAGAATCATTCGGCCCGCTCTCCATCCTCGTCGAGGTCCCCGAGCACACCGACCTCGCAGCACTCATGCCCGAGTTCTACGAGGGCAACCTCTCCGGCACCCTCCACCTCAGCGCAGCCGAAGCCACCGGAGAAACCGACAACGCCCCCCAACTGCGCGCCCTCATCGCCGCCCTCGCCAACCAAGTCGGCCGCGTCCTGTTCAACGGCTGGTCCACCGGCGTCGCCGTCACCCCCGCCCAACAGCACGGCGGCCCCTGGCCCGCGACCACCAACGACTCCTCCACCTCCGTCGGCACCGCAGCCATCACCCGCTTCCAACGCCCCGTCGCCTACCAGAACGCACCCCAAGCACTCCTCCCCGAAGCACTCCAAGACACCAACCCCCTCGGCATCCCCCAGCACATCGCCCCCGCCGGCCAATCCCGCACCTGGGGCCACCGCTGGCACTGA
- the putP gene encoding sodium/proline symporter PutP → MSAQFYLYLALAIYFAVMLFIGWLAFRRTSSHEGYMLAGRGLPPWVAALSAGASDMSGWLIMGLPGAIYASGLIEWWIAVGLLIGSYLNWRLVAPRLRAYSEVSRNSITIPSFFENRTRDRTRLLRTISSVIILVFFTLYASSGMVAGGKYFESTFGGDYWIGMLLVTVVTLAYTLFGGFLGASLTDVVQGLMMVVALIVVPVVAIITIGGWGEATGSGASAGQLSLFGDGTLSTGAVVLVVVSGLAWGLGYFGQPHIIVRFMALRTPQEAASARRIGTSWQFLSLLGAVASGLVGAAYFEKFGGAPADPETVVLLMSQVLLHPLVAGFVLAAVLAAIMSTLSSQLIVCSSALVEDLYRLARKTPPSDRALVLLGRGGVLVVALLAALLAISPNDSVLGLVSFAWAGFGAAFGPIVLLSLYWRRLTNWGALAGMVAGSVTVFVWKALGTGLYELLPGFVVALAAAVLVSLATQRPDADIEREFSETMELVLPGRDRADRR, encoded by the coding sequence ATGTCCGCCCAGTTCTACCTCTACCTCGCCCTCGCGATCTACTTCGCGGTCATGCTCTTCATCGGCTGGCTCGCCTTCCGGCGCACGAGCAGCCACGAGGGCTACATGCTCGCCGGTCGGGGGCTGCCGCCCTGGGTCGCGGCGCTCTCCGCCGGCGCCTCCGACATGTCGGGCTGGCTCATCATGGGCCTGCCCGGTGCGATCTACGCGTCGGGGCTCATCGAGTGGTGGATCGCCGTCGGCCTGCTCATCGGCTCGTACCTCAACTGGCGGCTCGTCGCGCCGCGACTGCGCGCCTACTCCGAGGTGTCGCGCAACTCCATCACGATCCCGAGCTTCTTCGAGAACCGCACGCGCGACCGCACCCGCCTGCTGCGCACCATCTCGAGCGTCATCATCCTCGTCTTCTTCACCCTGTACGCCTCGTCGGGCATGGTGGCGGGCGGCAAGTACTTCGAGTCGACGTTCGGCGGCGACTACTGGATCGGCATGCTCCTCGTCACGGTCGTCACGCTGGCCTACACCCTCTTCGGTGGCTTCCTCGGCGCCTCACTCACCGACGTCGTGCAGGGGCTCATGATGGTGGTGGCGCTCATCGTGGTGCCCGTCGTCGCCATCATCACGATCGGCGGCTGGGGCGAGGCGACCGGCTCGGGCGCCTCGGCGGGCCAGCTGTCGCTCTTCGGCGACGGCACGCTGTCGACGGGAGCGGTCGTGCTCGTCGTCGTGTCGGGGCTCGCCTGGGGGCTCGGATACTTCGGGCAGCCCCACATCATCGTGCGGTTCATGGCACTGCGCACGCCGCAGGAGGCCGCGTCGGCCCGCCGCATCGGCACGAGCTGGCAGTTCCTGTCGCTGCTCGGCGCCGTCGCCTCGGGCCTGGTCGGCGCGGCGTACTTCGAGAAGTTCGGGGGCGCCCCGGCCGACCCCGAGACCGTCGTGCTGCTGATGTCGCAGGTGCTGCTGCACCCGCTCGTCGCCGGATTCGTGCTCGCCGCGGTGCTCGCGGCGATCATGAGCACCCTGTCGAGCCAGCTCATCGTGTGCTCCTCCGCGCTGGTCGAGGATCTCTACCGCCTCGCACGCAAGACGCCTCCGAGCGATCGCGCCCTCGTGCTGCTCGGGCGCGGCGGCGTGCTCGTGGTCGCGCTGCTCGCGGCCCTGCTGGCGATCAGCCCCAATGACTCGGTGCTCGGGCTCGTCAGCTTCGCGTGGGCCGGGTTCGGCGCCGCGTTCGGGCCGATCGTGCTGCTCAGCCTCTACTGGCGCCGGCTCACGAACTGGGGCGCGCTCGCCGGCATGGTCGCGGGATCGGTGACCGTGTTCGTCTGGAAGGCCCTGGGAACCGGGCTCTACGAGCTGCTCCCAGGCTTCGTCGTCGCGCTGGCCGCCGCGGTGCTCGTGAGCCTCGCGACGCAGCGCCCCGACGCCGATATCGAGCGCGAGTTCTCGGAGACGATGGAACTCGTGCTGCCGGGTCGCGACCGGGCGGATCGGCGCTAG
- a CDS encoding bifunctional proline dehydrogenase/L-glutamate gamma-semialdehyde dehydrogenase → MSTAHEIRPQDLADDAVALVRRWLAEAASLPADASAARLAGVLSDPNGLDFTVGFVDGVVRPEDLAVAAQRLHELVPKTPAFLPVPMRGAIGLGGALARPMPGVVVPIARRVLRQLVSHLIIDASDARLGPAIAKIARDGVRLNMNLLGEAILGRSDAERRLEGTHRLLARDDIDYVSIKVSATVAPHNHWAFDEAVAHIEQQLLPLFARAADASPQKFINLDMEEYKDLDLTLAVFMRLLDRPEFTGLEAGIVLQAYLPDALGAMIRLQEWAAQRVARGGAPIKVRVVKGANLPMELVDAAVHGWPSGTWPTKQASDTGYKAVLDYALHPERVRNVRIGVAGHNLFDVALAWLLAQRRGAAEGIEFEMLLGMAAGQAEAVRREVGHLLLYVPVVHPEEFDVAIAYLIRRLEEGASTENFMSAAFELHDHAELFERERERFLASLADLESITADGDPEHYRVPEPNRVQDRRAGSSDSVAAHLARPEVASRVEERVEGGAAGFSNTPDTDPDLPGNRAWGRAIAERMVQSELGAAAVAGARIADAAALDRAIERGRAAAEGWQALGADERARILHRAGEALEARRADLLEVMGSECGKTLDQGDPEVSEAIDFAHYYAALGQELEHVDGARFVPQRLTAVIPPWNFPVAIPAGGTLAALAAGSSVIIKPAAQSARSGAVMVEALWEAGVPADVLQLVQFEDRALASGLVADPRIDRLILTGAYETAETFRGLREDLPILAETSGKNAIIVTPNADLDLAARDVAQSAFGHAGQKCSAASLVVLVGSVARSRRFRGQLLDAVRSLRVGTPDDLTSQMGPLIAAPSGKLLRGLTQLEPGQHWEVEPAPVETEHPLAVDRTGDPKLWTPGVRAGVQRGSEYHLTEYFGPILGVMTAETLDEAIDMVNDIEYGLTSGLHSLDRAELARWLDRVEAGNLYVNRGITGAIVRRQPFGGWKKSAIGAGTKAGGPSYLFGLGDWVDAETTAALRAPLPAAAPLLTAAEQSGMGGAELARLRAALGSDADAWEQEFGARRDVSGIGVERNVLRYLPMHAVIRAAADAAPADVLRAVAAGVGAGAHPRLSTPIALPAPIAAAFERAGVEIAYEDDAAWAARVAALAEQRGPNSGARVRIVAGPSREAVAREVARAAGGKPDIAVYGGPVVAAGRVEMLPHLREQAVSITAHRFGTPSRFSEGIL, encoded by the coding sequence ATGAGCACCGCCCACGAAATCCGCCCGCAAGACCTCGCAGACGACGCCGTCGCGCTCGTGCGGCGCTGGCTCGCCGAGGCCGCGTCCCTCCCGGCCGATGCCTCGGCGGCGCGCCTCGCCGGCGTGCTCAGCGACCCGAACGGGCTCGACTTCACCGTGGGCTTCGTCGACGGGGTCGTGCGCCCCGAGGATCTCGCGGTTGCCGCGCAGCGGTTGCACGAACTCGTGCCGAAGACGCCGGCGTTCCTCCCCGTGCCGATGCGCGGGGCGATCGGCCTCGGCGGGGCGCTGGCGCGGCCCATGCCGGGGGTCGTCGTACCGATCGCGCGGCGCGTGCTGCGGCAGCTCGTCAGCCACCTCATCATCGACGCCAGCGACGCCAGGCTGGGGCCGGCGATCGCGAAGATCGCCCGCGACGGCGTGCGGCTCAACATGAACCTGCTGGGCGAGGCGATCCTCGGGCGGTCCGATGCCGAGCGGCGCCTGGAGGGCACCCACCGCCTCCTCGCCCGCGACGACATCGACTACGTCTCCATCAAGGTCTCCGCGACCGTCGCCCCGCACAACCACTGGGCGTTCGACGAGGCGGTCGCGCACATCGAGCAGCAGCTCCTCCCCCTCTTCGCGCGCGCCGCCGACGCGTCTCCGCAGAAGTTCATCAACCTCGACATGGAGGAGTACAAGGACCTCGACCTCACGCTGGCGGTCTTCATGCGCCTCCTCGACCGCCCGGAGTTCACCGGGCTGGAGGCCGGGATCGTGCTGCAGGCGTACCTCCCCGATGCGCTGGGCGCCATGATCCGGCTCCAGGAGTGGGCGGCGCAGCGGGTCGCCCGCGGCGGCGCCCCCATCAAGGTGCGCGTCGTCAAGGGCGCGAACCTGCCGATGGAGCTCGTCGACGCGGCTGTGCACGGCTGGCCGTCGGGGACGTGGCCCACCAAGCAGGCCTCCGACACCGGCTACAAGGCCGTGCTCGACTACGCGCTGCATCCCGAGCGGGTGCGCAACGTGCGGATCGGCGTCGCCGGCCACAACCTCTTCGACGTCGCCCTCGCGTGGCTGCTCGCGCAGCGGCGCGGAGCGGCGGAGGGCATCGAGTTCGAGATGCTGCTCGGCATGGCGGCGGGTCAGGCCGAGGCCGTGCGGCGCGAGGTGGGGCACCTGCTGCTCTACGTGCCGGTCGTGCACCCCGAGGAGTTCGACGTGGCCATCGCCTACCTCATCCGCCGCCTCGAAGAGGGGGCGAGCACGGAGAACTTCATGTCGGCCGCGTTCGAGCTGCACGACCACGCCGAGCTCTTCGAGCGCGAGCGCGAGCGCTTCCTCGCGTCCCTCGCCGACCTCGAGTCGATCACCGCCGACGGCGACCCCGAGCACTACCGGGTGCCCGAGCCGAATCGCGTGCAGGATCGCCGGGCCGGGTCGAGCGACTCGGTCGCGGCGCATCTCGCCCGCCCCGAGGTCGCCTCCCGGGTGGAGGAGCGCGTGGAGGGCGGGGCCGCCGGCTTCAGCAACACCCCCGACACGGACCCCGATCTGCCCGGCAACCGGGCGTGGGGGCGCGCGATCGCGGAGCGCATGGTGCAGTCGGAGCTGGGCGCCGCGGCCGTCGCCGGGGCGCGGATCGCCGACGCCGCGGCGCTCGACCGCGCGATCGAGCGCGGGCGGGCCGCCGCCGAGGGCTGGCAGGCGCTCGGCGCCGACGAGCGCGCCCGCATCCTGCACCGGGCGGGCGAGGCGCTCGAGGCCCGCCGCGCCGACCTGCTCGAGGTCATGGGCTCCGAGTGCGGCAAGACGCTCGACCAGGGCGACCCCGAGGTCTCGGAGGCGATCGACTTCGCCCACTACTATGCGGCGCTCGGCCAGGAGCTCGAGCACGTCGACGGGGCGCGCTTCGTGCCGCAGCGGCTGACCGCCGTGATCCCGCCCTGGAACTTCCCGGTCGCCATCCCGGCGGGCGGCACGCTCGCGGCCCTCGCTGCCGGATCGAGCGTCATCATCAAGCCCGCCGCGCAGTCCGCTCGGTCGGGCGCGGTGATGGTCGAAGCCCTGTGGGAGGCCGGAGTGCCGGCCGACGTGCTGCAACTCGTGCAGTTCGAGGATCGCGCACTCGCATCGGGGCTCGTCGCCGACCCGCGCATCGACCGGCTGATCCTCACGGGCGCGTACGAAACCGCCGAGACCTTCCGCGGTCTGCGCGAGGATCTGCCGATTCTGGCGGAGACGAGCGGCAAGAACGCGATCATCGTCACCCCGAACGCCGATCTCGACCTCGCGGCGCGCGACGTGGCCCAGTCGGCGTTCGGGCACGCCGGGCAGAAGTGCTCGGCGGCGTCGCTCGTCGTGCTCGTGGGCTCCGTCGCCCGCTCCCGGCGCTTCCGCGGGCAGCTGCTCGACGCCGTGCGCTCGCTGCGCGTCGGCACCCCCGACGATCTGACGAGTCAGATGGGGCCGCTGATCGCCGCCCCCTCGGGCAAGCTGCTGCGCGGGCTCACGCAACTCGAACCCGGGCAGCACTGGGAGGTCGAGCCGGCGCCGGTCGAGACCGAGCACCCGCTGGCCGTCGACCGCACCGGCGACCCAAAGCTCTGGACCCCGGGCGTGCGCGCGGGCGTGCAGCGGGGCAGCGAGTACCACCTGACCGAGTACTTCGGCCCGATCCTGGGCGTCATGACGGCGGAGACGCTCGACGAGGCCATCGACATGGTCAACGACATCGAGTACGGGCTCACCAGCGGCCTGCACTCGCTCGACCGGGCCGAGCTCGCCCGCTGGCTCGATCGCGTCGAGGCCGGCAATCTGTACGTCAACCGCGGCATCACCGGCGCCATCGTGCGGCGGCAGCCGTTCGGCGGTTGGAAGAAGTCGGCCATCGGCGCCGGGACGAAGGCGGGCGGCCCGAGCTACCTCTTCGGCCTCGGCGACTGGGTCGACGCCGAGACGACCGCGGCGCTCCGTGCCCCGCTGCCCGCCGCCGCGCCTCTGCTGACCGCCGCCGAGCAGTCGGGCATGGGAGGCGCCGAGCTCGCACGGCTGCGTGCGGCGCTCGGCTCGGATGCGGACGCGTGGGAGCAGGAGTTCGGCGCCCGACGGGACGTCTCGGGGATCGGCGTCGAGCGCAACGTGCTGCGGTACCTGCCGATGCACGCCGTGATCCGCGCGGCCGCCGACGCGGCGCCGGCCGATGTGCTGCGCGCCGTCGCCGCCGGCGTGGGGGCCGGGGCGCACCCGCGGCTGAGCACCCCGATCGCGCTGCCCGCCCCGATCGCCGCGGCGTTCGAGCGCGCCGGCGTGGAGATCGCGTACGAGGACGACGCCGCCTGGGCCGCCCGCGTCGCCGCGCTCGCCGAGCAGCGCGGACCGAACTCCGGCGCGCGGGTGCGCATCGTGGCCGGGCCGTCGCGCGAGGCCGTCGCCCGCGAGGTCGCGCGCGCCGCCGGCGGCAAGCCCGACATCGCGGTCTACGGCGGCCCGGTGGTCGCCGCCGGACGGGTCGAGATGCTGCCGCACCTGCGCGAGCAGGCGGTGTCGATCACGGCCCACCGGTTCGGAACGCCGAGTCGGTTCAGCGAGGGAATCCTCTAA